From the Acetomicrobium thermoterrenum DSM 13490 genome, the window GATATTCTCGCTTCGCCTTACCTCTATATCCAACCAATACGCCATCTCTTCAACATCATTCGGTTTTCGTCTCAAGCCTCTGCCTGAAGGCCTTGGTCCACTCGTTATAACCAATTCAGGATTGTATGATAGCTTCGCCAATTCCCTTAAGCACTGCGCCCCCCAAGATCCTGATCCCATATACCACATCTTCAATGTGTTACACCTTTTTTTAGCCTTTTGAATTTTTTTTGTATCATATTTCTCTTTACGGGCGACACCAGATCGATTATGAGCCTTCCGTGCAAATGATCAATCTCGTGGCAAAAAGCTCGAGCCAGCAAGCCAGAAGCTTCGATCGCATATTTTTCGCCATTTTCATCGAAGGCTTCGATTTTGACTATTTCCGGCCTTTCGATATCTTCGAAGACCTCTGGGAAGCTAAGGCATCCCTCTCGCCCTGTTTGTTCTCCCCTCTTTTCTAAAATAACGGGATTGACGAGAGTGTATTTCTTTCCTTCATAATCCACCACTGCAACCATTAAATTGATCCCGACTTGAGGGGCAGCTAAGCCCAATCCGTCATTTGCATACATAGTTTCATACATATCTTCTATCAATTTTTTTAAATCGTCATTAAAAGCTGTGACGATTTTATTTTTGGAACGCAATATCGGGTTTGGATACTTTATTACTTCCAAAATAGCCACCGTTAGATTACCCCTTTCCCGAACAAAGAGGCGCTAAAAAACGCGCCTCTTTGTTACCATTAGTACCAACTAGTACCAACTTGATTTCCTTTATTATAGCATACACAATTATATCATGCACACATTGAGAATGGAAGAGCTAAACTTTAAATTGATCCCTCAGAACATCCCCTATAGTAACGATTGCGCCATCTTCTTCGGTTTGTTGTACGTTATTGTTCTTGTTTTCCGTTACCCTGTTCCTCCCCTCGGCTTTTTCCTCCCGCTGTACCTGTTCTTTTTCTTCTTCCTCCAGCGCCTTAATGCTTAATCTAATCCGCTTCTCATTGGGATCTATCTCCAATATCCTGGCTTTTACCTCGTCACCTTTTTTTAGGACTTTTGAAACGTCATCTATATGGCGTCTCGATATCTGCGATATGTGTATAAGCCCTTCTACTCCACTTTCTATCTCAACAAAGGCACCGAAATCGACAATTTTTACAACCCTAACAGTGACATCCTGTCCCTGCTGATAGCGTTCCATGATCGTGCTCCAAGGGTCATGAAGCTGCTTATAACCTAGGCTGATTCTTTTTTGATCTAAATCAATATCCAATACCTGTACTTCTATGTCCTGTCCCTTTTTCAAAACTTCCCTGGGATGATCTATATGCCCCCAAGAAATATCGCTAATGTGAATCAAACCTTCGACTCCGGGTTTAATCTCTACAAAGGCACCGAAGTCTACGGTATTCGTTATTCGGCCGTGGATCTTGTCGCCTGGTTTTACGCTTTCGCCTATGACTTCCCAGGGATCCGGTTCAGTTTGTTTGATGCTCAATGAAATTTTTTCCTGTTCGGGATCGATATGCAAAACTTTTACCTTCACCTTGCTGCCCTTCTTGACGACATCGCGCGGTTTTACGTTTTTGCTCCAGGAAAGTTCGCTTATGTGTACCAAACCCTCTACGGGGCCCAAATCGACAAATGCTCCAAAGGAGGTGATACTCGTCACAACACCTTCCAGAACATCTCCTTCTTCGAGGTTTTCAAAGAATTCTTTTTTCTTTCTGGCCAATTCCTCTTCGAGGAGCAATCTCCTGGAGAAGATCAGTCTTCTTTTCCTACGATCCTTCTCCAATAATTTTACCTCAATTTCCTGGTTTACAAATTTGGATGGATTTACCAACTTGCCCTCTTCAGCCAGATGGGATATGGGCACGAAACCTTCTAGGCCATAGGCATTTACTATGAGTCCTCCTTTTACCTTCCGCAGTCCCATTACAGCAATTGTTTCTCTCTGCTTCAATGCGTTTTCCAGCGCTTCCCATCTTTCATCAAAAAGCAAACGCCACCTGCTTAAGAGAACTTGAGATTCCTCTCCTTGTACTACCTTGGTGACCTCTGCACGCACTTCATCACCAATACGTGGCTCAGCGTTATCATCCACCAATATGCTATGCGTCCATTCACGCTTAGGCAAAAAACCCTCGCATTTAAAGCCTATGTCGACCAGCCATCCGTCGCCGCTTTTGTCAATTATGACACCTTCGACAACCTTGCCTCTGTGGATATTCTCAGGTCCGTGCTGCGTAATGAGATCTTCCATCGTTTCCTGTGATTCTTGCGCGGAAGGGCCTGCCATTTCCGATTCGATATGTTCTTGCCCTTCTCGCCTTTCTTCCTCAACCATTACCAACCATCCTCCTTAACTACCTACGTGATAATAAACTAATTACTTCTTTTATTAGCCAATCTGGAGTAGAAGCTCCAGCAGCTATTCCAATTATATGCTTGCCATAAAGCCAAGATTCGTCTATCTCCTGGGGGTTAGCTATCCAAAGAACATCGCACCCCTCCCTCTTGGCAACTTCAACAAGCTTCGCCGTATTAGTGCTGTTATGCCCGCCAATAACGATAACCCCCTCTGTATCAGCTGCCAATTTTCTTACGGCTTCCTGTCTATGCAAGGTAGCCTTGCAAATAGTATTGTAAACACGCAATTCCCTAGCCTTGGGTACTAGGGCGCTAACTACAGAGAGTAACGCCCCTTCTTCTTGGGTAGTTTGAGAAACCACGCCTATTTTATCTTTGTTGGGAAAAGTTGCAACATCCTTAGAT encodes:
- the def gene encoding peptide deformylase, producing the protein MAILEVIKYPNPILRSKNKIVTAFNDDLKKLIEDMYETMYANDGLGLAAPQVGINLMVAVVDYEGKKYTLVNPVILEKRGEQTGREGCLSFPEVFEDIERPEIVKIEAFDENGEKYAIEASGLLARAFCHEIDHLHGRLIIDLVSPVKRNMIQKKFKRLKKGVTH
- a CDS encoding S1 RNA-binding domain-containing protein, with amino-acid sequence MVEEERREGQEHIESEMAGPSAQESQETMEDLITQHGPENIHRGKVVEGVIIDKSGDGWLVDIGFKCEGFLPKREWTHSILVDDNAEPRIGDEVRAEVTKVVQGEESQVLLSRWRLLFDERWEALENALKQRETIAVMGLRKVKGGLIVNAYGLEGFVPISHLAEEGKLVNPSKFVNQEIEVKLLEKDRRKRRLIFSRRLLLEEELARKKKEFFENLEEGDVLEGVVTSITSFGAFVDLGPVEGLVHISELSWSKNVKPRDVVKKGSKVKVKVLHIDPEQEKISLSIKQTEPDPWEVIGESVKPGDKIHGRITNTVDFGAFVEIKPGVEGLIHISDISWGHIDHPREVLKKGQDIEVQVLDIDLDQKRISLGYKQLHDPWSTIMERYQQGQDVTVRVVKIVDFGAFVEIESGVEGLIHISQISRRHIDDVSKVLKKGDEVKARILEIDPNEKRIRLSIKALEEEEKEQVQREEKAEGRNRVTENKNNNVQQTEEDGAIVTIGDVLRDQFKV